One genomic segment of Sparus aurata chromosome 24, fSpaAur1.1, whole genome shotgun sequence includes these proteins:
- the trak2 gene encoding trafficking kinesin-binding protein 2 isoform X3, with protein MPVLNIRNEEVYDNFAVEAYLALEPSSYSHPGSQSLSKVLSADRVEQMTKTYNDMEVVTQLLAERDRDLELAARIGQSLLQRNHLLQERNEALEEQLAQALDQVHQLQHELSKKDELLRIVASASEESETDSSVSTPLRQPLPLGGTTAAAALSQLEFLQSKLQDLEEENLALRSEACQLKTDTITYEEKEQQLVSDCVKELRESNSQMVSLTDELSQKNEELIRHQEEIAQLLSQIVELQHRVKELALEKEELRIHLQASKDAQRQLTAELNELADRNAECVEMLHESQEEIRELRNKNTPSAGMRRHLSYGLYPMDSLAAEIEGTMRRELSVEEESTFQDQRISQKRVFQTVRSINASTSRPASATPPIPGSGQSSLVMTAQPFPSNQGEEVRLGQPGSPGGNDLTRALHRLSLRRQNFLCERRFFQAERERKLQALEDGDGSGCSSPMGSAVSSFSNLSELSFSSSVFKTFLPEKLQIVKPMEGSLTLHHWQQLAQPHLATILDPHPGVVTKGFCPLPQDAVYRLSDMEEDEEDEEHRGAGVLEKGAAERGKEEEEEEEEEGGIVFKVRVSSTPEERRDKKHSAAPLPASPPPPSQQTLPGTPATSSSVTSVLCLTPSPRQVTEKSSQPIPAACTTMVQSQSQICTSTSTTVSSSVKNPGKCQSSTFSTYTFTTCRILHPSDITQVTTSSQSSIMANTPSSMRTGPSTPVTPCRLSLGDSFPPRRPAAPPGGLAKLVLERGISAQVSTDTPPSSPKPTARQPLFRLLPSTPPNSPTHSPAPSPVPMESRQHSADNFLASRPAELFLQDVYGLNLGRAPHPDLPSSSHEPPAFVPSPKPGRARPDPANVGLVERLRRLGFTNVLHGSESEASVTRQDSSTFVSAGGGSLLDGLRRNQSLPAMICARAGKPSAHPTPPPHPTSLALPPPPWGNPKERRRHLGSVSHVPSSSTKR; from the exons ATGCCGGTTTTAAACATCCGAAATGAGGAAGTTTACGATAACTTCGCTGTGGAAG CGTATCTTGCTTTGGAGCCCTCCTCTTATTCCCACCCCGGCTCTCAGAGCCTCTCCAAAG TTCTCAGTGCTGATCGCGTGGAGCAGATGACCAAGACTTACAATGACATGGAAGTGGTCACGCAGCTTTTGGCCGAG CGGGACAGAGACTTGGAGCTGGCGGCTCGAATCGGTCAGTCGCTTCTGCAGAGGAACCACCTGCTGCAGGAACGCAACGAGGCCTTAGAGGAGCAGCTAGCACAGGCCCTGGACCAG GTTCACCAGCTGCAGCATGAGCTCAGTAAGAAGGACGAGCTGCTGCGGATAGTGGCCAGCGCCTCCGAGGAGAGCGAGACCGACTCCAGCGTGTCCACGCCGCTGCGGCAACCTCTGCCACTTGGGGGAACCACCGCCGCCGCAGCCCTCAGCCAGCTGGAGTTTCTCCAGAGCAAGCTGCaggacctggaggaggagaaccTGGCACTGAGGTCTGAG GCATGTCAACTGAAAACCGACACCATCACCTacgaggagaaggagcagcagctAGTGAGCGACTGTGTGAAGGAGCTGC GTGAGTCCAACAGCCAGATGGTGTCTCTGACGGATGAACTGTCTCAGAAGAACGAGGAGCTGATCAGACACCAGGAGGAAATCGCTCAGCTGCTCTCTCAGATTGTGGAGCTGCAGCACAGAGTGAAGGAG CTGGCTCTAGAGAAAGAGGAGCTGAGGATCCACCTACAGGCCTCTAAGGatgctcagagacagctcacaGCAGAG CTGAACGAGTTGGCGGACAGGAATGCAGAGTGTGTGGAGATGCTCCATGAGTCCCAGGAGGAGATCAGAGAGCTCCGCAATAAAAACACCCCTTCTGCCGGGATGCGAAGGCACCTCTCCTACGGCCTCTACCCCATG gatTCTTTGGCGGCAGAGATCGAGGGCACCATGAGAAGAGAGCTGAGTGTAGAGGAGGAGTCTACCTTTCAGGACCAAAG AATTTCCCAGAAGCGAGTCTTCCAAACAGTCCGCTCCATCAACGCCTCAACATCACGGCCAGCTTCTGCCACGCCCCCTATCCCCGGCTCAGGGCAGAGTTCTCTAGTGATGACGGCGCAGCCTTTCCCATCCAATCAGGG GGAGGAGGTGCGACTAGGCCAGCCCGGCTCTCCGGGAGGGAACGACCTGACCAGAGCCCTCCACCGCCTGTCGCTGCGGCGACAGAACTTCCTGTGCGAGCGCCGCTTCTTCCAGGCGGAGCgcgagaggaagctgcaggcGCTGGAAGACGGGGACGGCAGCGGGTGCAGCTCGCCGATGGGCAGCGCTGTGTCGTCTTTCTCCAACCTGTCGGAACTGTCCTTCAGCTCCAGCGTGTTCAAGACCTTCCTGCCTGAGAAGCTTCAGATCGTCAAGCCCATGGAAG GCTCACTGACACTCCATCACTGGCAGCAGCTGGCCCAACCACACCTGGCCACCATCCTGGATCCCCACCCCGGCGTCGTGACCAAAGGTTTCTGCCCGCTGCCTCAGGATGCCGTGTACCGTCTGTCCGACAtggaagaggacgaggaggacgaagaGCACCGAGGGGCGGGTGTGCTGGAGAAGGGCGCGGCAGAGCGGGgcaaggaagaggaagaggaggaagaggaggagggtgggatCGTCTTCAAGGTGCGCGTTTCGTCCACACCGGAAGAGAGGAGGGACAAAAAGCATTCGGCGGCGCCCCTCCCCGCATCGCCTCCCCCGCCATCGCAGCAGACGTTACCCGGGACTcctgccacctcctcctcagtcaCGTCAGTCCTCTGCCTCACCCCCTCACCGCGGCAAGTCACTGAAAAATCATCTCAGCCCATTCCAGCAGCCTGCACAACAATGGTCCAATCACAAAGTCAGATTTGCACCTCTACATCCACAACTGTATCTTCCTCTG TCAAAAATCCAGGAAAGTGTCAGAGCTCCACCTTTTCCACCTACACCTTCACGACTTGTCGCATCCTGCAccccagtgacatcacacaggtCACCACAAG TTCTCAGTCGTCCATCATGGCCAACACACCCAGCTCCATGCGGACAGGTCCCAGCACCCCTGTGACTCCTTGCCGACTGAGTCTCGGTGACTCCTTTCCCCCTCGGCGCCCCGCTGCGCCCCCTGGTGGCCTGGCCAAGCTGGTCCTAGAGAGGGGCATTTCTGCACAAGTCTCCACTGACACGCCACCTTCATCCCCAAAACCCACAGCGCGGCAGCCCCTTTTCCGCCTCCTCCCAAGCACTCCCCCTAACTCCCCCACCCACTCCCCTGCTCCCTCCCCGGTGCCCATGGAGTCCCGCCAGCACTCGGCTGACAATTTCCTTGCCTCGAGGCCAGCAGAGCTTTTTCTCCAGGACGTATATGGCTTGAATTTGGGCCGTGCGCCACATCCAGACCTACCAAGCTCTTCCCATGAGCCCCCCGCCTTTGTCCCGTCCCCGAAGCCAGGCAGAGCCCGGCCTGACCCAGCCAACGTCGGCCTGGTAGAGAGGCTGCGGCGGTTGGGATTCACCAACGTGCTCCATGGTTCAGAGTCTGAGGCCTCAGTGACACGCCAGGATTCTTCTACCTTTGTGTCAGCAGGCGGTGGAAGCCTATTGGACGGTCTGAGGCGCAACCAGAGCCTTCCGGCCATGATCTGTGCCCGAGCGGGGAAGCCGTCCGCTCACCCGACGCCTCCTCCTCACCCCACCTCCCTGGCCCTCCCACCGCCACCGTGGGGAAACCCTAAAGAACGCCGCCGGCATCTTGGCTCCGTCTCCCATGTCCCGTCAAGTTCAACCAAACGCTGA
- the trak2 gene encoding trafficking kinesin-binding protein 2 isoform X2, whose translation MFEAKPRAVEKKESSTETDEGLGSSSRHYGSGSLGSGSAGSVYLSDSQDWVVSPSCSPDEGPVQPTAISPMLAEETFRYMILSADRVEQMTKTYNDMEVVTQLLAERDRDLELAARIGQSLLQRNHLLQERNEALEEQLAQALDQVHQLQHELSKKDELLRIVASASEESETDSSVSTPLRQPLPLGGTTAAAALSQLEFLQSKLQDLEEENLALRSEACQLKTDTITYEEKEQQLVSDCVKELRESNSQMVSLTDELSQKNEELIRHQEEIAQLLSQIVELQHRVKELALEKEELRIHLQASKDAQRQLTAELNELADRNAECVEMLHESQEEIRELRNKNTPSAGMRRHLSYGLYPMDSLAAEIEGTMRRELSVEEESTFQDQRISQKRVFQTVRSINASTSRPASATPPIPGSGQSSLVMTAQPFPSNQGEEVRLGQPGSPGGNDLTRALHRLSLRRQNFLCERRFFQAERERKLQALEDGDGSGCSSPMGSAVSSFSNLSELSFSSSVFKTFLPEKLQIVKPMEGSLTLHHWQQLAQPHLATILDPHPGVVTKGFCPLPQDAVYRLSDMEEDEEDEEHRGAGVLEKGAAERGKEEEEEEEEEGGIVFKVRVSSTPEERRDKKHSAAPLPASPPPPSQQTLPGTPATSSSVTSVLCLTPSPRQVTEKSSQPIPAACTTMVQSQSQICTSTSTTVSSSVKNPGKCQSSTFSTYTFTTCRILHPSDITQVTTSSQSSIMANTPSSMRTGPSTPVTPCRLSLGDSFPPRRPAAPPGGLAKLVLERGISAQVSTDTPPSSPKPTARQPLFRLLPSTPPNSPTHSPAPSPVPMESRQHSADNFLASRPAELFLQDVYGLNLGRAPHPDLPSSSHEPPAFVPSPKPGRARPDPANVGLVERLRRLGFTNVLHGSESEASVTRQDSSTFVSAGGGSLLDGLRRNQSLPAMICARAGKPSAHPTPPPHPTSLALPPPPWGNPKERRRHLGSVSHVPSSSTKR comes from the exons ATGTTTGAAGCCAAGCCTCGGGCGGTGGAGAAGAAGGAGTCGAGCACTGAGACGG ATGAGGGtctgggcagcagcagcaggcattATGGCTCCGGCTCACTGGGCTCAGGGTCGGCCGGATCCGTCTACCTGTCCGACAGCCAGGACTGGGTGGTCTCCCCGAGCTGCTCTCCGGATGAAGGCCCCGTCCAGCCCACCGCCATCTCTCCCATGCTGGCCGAGGAGACGTTTCGCTACATGA TTCTCAGTGCTGATCGCGTGGAGCAGATGACCAAGACTTACAATGACATGGAAGTGGTCACGCAGCTTTTGGCCGAG CGGGACAGAGACTTGGAGCTGGCGGCTCGAATCGGTCAGTCGCTTCTGCAGAGGAACCACCTGCTGCAGGAACGCAACGAGGCCTTAGAGGAGCAGCTAGCACAGGCCCTGGACCAG GTTCACCAGCTGCAGCATGAGCTCAGTAAGAAGGACGAGCTGCTGCGGATAGTGGCCAGCGCCTCCGAGGAGAGCGAGACCGACTCCAGCGTGTCCACGCCGCTGCGGCAACCTCTGCCACTTGGGGGAACCACCGCCGCCGCAGCCCTCAGCCAGCTGGAGTTTCTCCAGAGCAAGCTGCaggacctggaggaggagaaccTGGCACTGAGGTCTGAG GCATGTCAACTGAAAACCGACACCATCACCTacgaggagaaggagcagcagctAGTGAGCGACTGTGTGAAGGAGCTGC GTGAGTCCAACAGCCAGATGGTGTCTCTGACGGATGAACTGTCTCAGAAGAACGAGGAGCTGATCAGACACCAGGAGGAAATCGCTCAGCTGCTCTCTCAGATTGTGGAGCTGCAGCACAGAGTGAAGGAG CTGGCTCTAGAGAAAGAGGAGCTGAGGATCCACCTACAGGCCTCTAAGGatgctcagagacagctcacaGCAGAG CTGAACGAGTTGGCGGACAGGAATGCAGAGTGTGTGGAGATGCTCCATGAGTCCCAGGAGGAGATCAGAGAGCTCCGCAATAAAAACACCCCTTCTGCCGGGATGCGAAGGCACCTCTCCTACGGCCTCTACCCCATG gatTCTTTGGCGGCAGAGATCGAGGGCACCATGAGAAGAGAGCTGAGTGTAGAGGAGGAGTCTACCTTTCAGGACCAAAG AATTTCCCAGAAGCGAGTCTTCCAAACAGTCCGCTCCATCAACGCCTCAACATCACGGCCAGCTTCTGCCACGCCCCCTATCCCCGGCTCAGGGCAGAGTTCTCTAGTGATGACGGCGCAGCCTTTCCCATCCAATCAGGG GGAGGAGGTGCGACTAGGCCAGCCCGGCTCTCCGGGAGGGAACGACCTGACCAGAGCCCTCCACCGCCTGTCGCTGCGGCGACAGAACTTCCTGTGCGAGCGCCGCTTCTTCCAGGCGGAGCgcgagaggaagctgcaggcGCTGGAAGACGGGGACGGCAGCGGGTGCAGCTCGCCGATGGGCAGCGCTGTGTCGTCTTTCTCCAACCTGTCGGAACTGTCCTTCAGCTCCAGCGTGTTCAAGACCTTCCTGCCTGAGAAGCTTCAGATCGTCAAGCCCATGGAAG GCTCACTGACACTCCATCACTGGCAGCAGCTGGCCCAACCACACCTGGCCACCATCCTGGATCCCCACCCCGGCGTCGTGACCAAAGGTTTCTGCCCGCTGCCTCAGGATGCCGTGTACCGTCTGTCCGACAtggaagaggacgaggaggacgaagaGCACCGAGGGGCGGGTGTGCTGGAGAAGGGCGCGGCAGAGCGGGgcaaggaagaggaagaggaggaagaggaggagggtgggatCGTCTTCAAGGTGCGCGTTTCGTCCACACCGGAAGAGAGGAGGGACAAAAAGCATTCGGCGGCGCCCCTCCCCGCATCGCCTCCCCCGCCATCGCAGCAGACGTTACCCGGGACTcctgccacctcctcctcagtcaCGTCAGTCCTCTGCCTCACCCCCTCACCGCGGCAAGTCACTGAAAAATCATCTCAGCCCATTCCAGCAGCCTGCACAACAATGGTCCAATCACAAAGTCAGATTTGCACCTCTACATCCACAACTGTATCTTCCTCTG TCAAAAATCCAGGAAAGTGTCAGAGCTCCACCTTTTCCACCTACACCTTCACGACTTGTCGCATCCTGCAccccagtgacatcacacaggtCACCACAAG TTCTCAGTCGTCCATCATGGCCAACACACCCAGCTCCATGCGGACAGGTCCCAGCACCCCTGTGACTCCTTGCCGACTGAGTCTCGGTGACTCCTTTCCCCCTCGGCGCCCCGCTGCGCCCCCTGGTGGCCTGGCCAAGCTGGTCCTAGAGAGGGGCATTTCTGCACAAGTCTCCACTGACACGCCACCTTCATCCCCAAAACCCACAGCGCGGCAGCCCCTTTTCCGCCTCCTCCCAAGCACTCCCCCTAACTCCCCCACCCACTCCCCTGCTCCCTCCCCGGTGCCCATGGAGTCCCGCCAGCACTCGGCTGACAATTTCCTTGCCTCGAGGCCAGCAGAGCTTTTTCTCCAGGACGTATATGGCTTGAATTTGGGCCGTGCGCCACATCCAGACCTACCAAGCTCTTCCCATGAGCCCCCCGCCTTTGTCCCGTCCCCGAAGCCAGGCAGAGCCCGGCCTGACCCAGCCAACGTCGGCCTGGTAGAGAGGCTGCGGCGGTTGGGATTCACCAACGTGCTCCATGGTTCAGAGTCTGAGGCCTCAGTGACACGCCAGGATTCTTCTACCTTTGTGTCAGCAGGCGGTGGAAGCCTATTGGACGGTCTGAGGCGCAACCAGAGCCTTCCGGCCATGATCTGTGCCCGAGCGGGGAAGCCGTCCGCTCACCCGACGCCTCCTCCTCACCCCACCTCCCTGGCCCTCCCACCGCCACCGTGGGGAAACCCTAAAGAACGCCGCCGGCATCTTGGCTCCGTCTCCCATGTCCCGTCAAGTTCAACCAAACGCTGA
- the trak2 gene encoding trafficking kinesin-binding protein 2 isoform X1, with protein MFEAKPRAVEKKESSTETDEGLGSSSRHYGSGSLGSGSAGSVYLSDSQDWVVSPSCSPDEGPVQPTAISPMLAEETFRYMTYLALEPSSYSHPGSQSLSKVLSADRVEQMTKTYNDMEVVTQLLAERDRDLELAARIGQSLLQRNHLLQERNEALEEQLAQALDQVHQLQHELSKKDELLRIVASASEESETDSSVSTPLRQPLPLGGTTAAAALSQLEFLQSKLQDLEEENLALRSEACQLKTDTITYEEKEQQLVSDCVKELRESNSQMVSLTDELSQKNEELIRHQEEIAQLLSQIVELQHRVKELALEKEELRIHLQASKDAQRQLTAELNELADRNAECVEMLHESQEEIRELRNKNTPSAGMRRHLSYGLYPMDSLAAEIEGTMRRELSVEEESTFQDQRISQKRVFQTVRSINASTSRPASATPPIPGSGQSSLVMTAQPFPSNQGEEVRLGQPGSPGGNDLTRALHRLSLRRQNFLCERRFFQAERERKLQALEDGDGSGCSSPMGSAVSSFSNLSELSFSSSVFKTFLPEKLQIVKPMEGSLTLHHWQQLAQPHLATILDPHPGVVTKGFCPLPQDAVYRLSDMEEDEEDEEHRGAGVLEKGAAERGKEEEEEEEEEGGIVFKVRVSSTPEERRDKKHSAAPLPASPPPPSQQTLPGTPATSSSVTSVLCLTPSPRQVTEKSSQPIPAACTTMVQSQSQICTSTSTTVSSSVKNPGKCQSSTFSTYTFTTCRILHPSDITQVTTSSQSSIMANTPSSMRTGPSTPVTPCRLSLGDSFPPRRPAAPPGGLAKLVLERGISAQVSTDTPPSSPKPTARQPLFRLLPSTPPNSPTHSPAPSPVPMESRQHSADNFLASRPAELFLQDVYGLNLGRAPHPDLPSSSHEPPAFVPSPKPGRARPDPANVGLVERLRRLGFTNVLHGSESEASVTRQDSSTFVSAGGGSLLDGLRRNQSLPAMICARAGKPSAHPTPPPHPTSLALPPPPWGNPKERRRHLGSVSHVPSSSTKR; from the exons ATGTTTGAAGCCAAGCCTCGGGCGGTGGAGAAGAAGGAGTCGAGCACTGAGACGG ATGAGGGtctgggcagcagcagcaggcattATGGCTCCGGCTCACTGGGCTCAGGGTCGGCCGGATCCGTCTACCTGTCCGACAGCCAGGACTGGGTGGTCTCCCCGAGCTGCTCTCCGGATGAAGGCCCCGTCCAGCCCACCGCCATCTCTCCCATGCTGGCCGAGGAGACGTTTCGCTACATGA CGTATCTTGCTTTGGAGCCCTCCTCTTATTCCCACCCCGGCTCTCAGAGCCTCTCCAAAG TTCTCAGTGCTGATCGCGTGGAGCAGATGACCAAGACTTACAATGACATGGAAGTGGTCACGCAGCTTTTGGCCGAG CGGGACAGAGACTTGGAGCTGGCGGCTCGAATCGGTCAGTCGCTTCTGCAGAGGAACCACCTGCTGCAGGAACGCAACGAGGCCTTAGAGGAGCAGCTAGCACAGGCCCTGGACCAG GTTCACCAGCTGCAGCATGAGCTCAGTAAGAAGGACGAGCTGCTGCGGATAGTGGCCAGCGCCTCCGAGGAGAGCGAGACCGACTCCAGCGTGTCCACGCCGCTGCGGCAACCTCTGCCACTTGGGGGAACCACCGCCGCCGCAGCCCTCAGCCAGCTGGAGTTTCTCCAGAGCAAGCTGCaggacctggaggaggagaaccTGGCACTGAGGTCTGAG GCATGTCAACTGAAAACCGACACCATCACCTacgaggagaaggagcagcagctAGTGAGCGACTGTGTGAAGGAGCTGC GTGAGTCCAACAGCCAGATGGTGTCTCTGACGGATGAACTGTCTCAGAAGAACGAGGAGCTGATCAGACACCAGGAGGAAATCGCTCAGCTGCTCTCTCAGATTGTGGAGCTGCAGCACAGAGTGAAGGAG CTGGCTCTAGAGAAAGAGGAGCTGAGGATCCACCTACAGGCCTCTAAGGatgctcagagacagctcacaGCAGAG CTGAACGAGTTGGCGGACAGGAATGCAGAGTGTGTGGAGATGCTCCATGAGTCCCAGGAGGAGATCAGAGAGCTCCGCAATAAAAACACCCCTTCTGCCGGGATGCGAAGGCACCTCTCCTACGGCCTCTACCCCATG gatTCTTTGGCGGCAGAGATCGAGGGCACCATGAGAAGAGAGCTGAGTGTAGAGGAGGAGTCTACCTTTCAGGACCAAAG AATTTCCCAGAAGCGAGTCTTCCAAACAGTCCGCTCCATCAACGCCTCAACATCACGGCCAGCTTCTGCCACGCCCCCTATCCCCGGCTCAGGGCAGAGTTCTCTAGTGATGACGGCGCAGCCTTTCCCATCCAATCAGGG GGAGGAGGTGCGACTAGGCCAGCCCGGCTCTCCGGGAGGGAACGACCTGACCAGAGCCCTCCACCGCCTGTCGCTGCGGCGACAGAACTTCCTGTGCGAGCGCCGCTTCTTCCAGGCGGAGCgcgagaggaagctgcaggcGCTGGAAGACGGGGACGGCAGCGGGTGCAGCTCGCCGATGGGCAGCGCTGTGTCGTCTTTCTCCAACCTGTCGGAACTGTCCTTCAGCTCCAGCGTGTTCAAGACCTTCCTGCCTGAGAAGCTTCAGATCGTCAAGCCCATGGAAG GCTCACTGACACTCCATCACTGGCAGCAGCTGGCCCAACCACACCTGGCCACCATCCTGGATCCCCACCCCGGCGTCGTGACCAAAGGTTTCTGCCCGCTGCCTCAGGATGCCGTGTACCGTCTGTCCGACAtggaagaggacgaggaggacgaagaGCACCGAGGGGCGGGTGTGCTGGAGAAGGGCGCGGCAGAGCGGGgcaaggaagaggaagaggaggaagaggaggagggtgggatCGTCTTCAAGGTGCGCGTTTCGTCCACACCGGAAGAGAGGAGGGACAAAAAGCATTCGGCGGCGCCCCTCCCCGCATCGCCTCCCCCGCCATCGCAGCAGACGTTACCCGGGACTcctgccacctcctcctcagtcaCGTCAGTCCTCTGCCTCACCCCCTCACCGCGGCAAGTCACTGAAAAATCATCTCAGCCCATTCCAGCAGCCTGCACAACAATGGTCCAATCACAAAGTCAGATTTGCACCTCTACATCCACAACTGTATCTTCCTCTG TCAAAAATCCAGGAAAGTGTCAGAGCTCCACCTTTTCCACCTACACCTTCACGACTTGTCGCATCCTGCAccccagtgacatcacacaggtCACCACAAG TTCTCAGTCGTCCATCATGGCCAACACACCCAGCTCCATGCGGACAGGTCCCAGCACCCCTGTGACTCCTTGCCGACTGAGTCTCGGTGACTCCTTTCCCCCTCGGCGCCCCGCTGCGCCCCCTGGTGGCCTGGCCAAGCTGGTCCTAGAGAGGGGCATTTCTGCACAAGTCTCCACTGACACGCCACCTTCATCCCCAAAACCCACAGCGCGGCAGCCCCTTTTCCGCCTCCTCCCAAGCACTCCCCCTAACTCCCCCACCCACTCCCCTGCTCCCTCCCCGGTGCCCATGGAGTCCCGCCAGCACTCGGCTGACAATTTCCTTGCCTCGAGGCCAGCAGAGCTTTTTCTCCAGGACGTATATGGCTTGAATTTGGGCCGTGCGCCACATCCAGACCTACCAAGCTCTTCCCATGAGCCCCCCGCCTTTGTCCCGTCCCCGAAGCCAGGCAGAGCCCGGCCTGACCCAGCCAACGTCGGCCTGGTAGAGAGGCTGCGGCGGTTGGGATTCACCAACGTGCTCCATGGTTCAGAGTCTGAGGCCTCAGTGACACGCCAGGATTCTTCTACCTTTGTGTCAGCAGGCGGTGGAAGCCTATTGGACGGTCTGAGGCGCAACCAGAGCCTTCCGGCCATGATCTGTGCCCGAGCGGGGAAGCCGTCCGCTCACCCGACGCCTCCTCCTCACCCCACCTCCCTGGCCCTCCCACCGCCACCGTGGGGAAACCCTAAAGAACGCCGCCGGCATCTTGGCTCCGTCTCCCATGTCCCGTCAAGTTCAACCAAACGCTGA